ACGGCGCACACGGCGTAGATCACCGGGGCTTCGGTGCGCCCGGCCAGCGCGTACAGGGCGGTACTTGCACTGACCTCGGCGCGGCGGATCAGTTCGGCAAGCGCCCGCCCGCTGGGACCAAAGCGGGCGAGCAATTCGGTGATCAGGGCGTCGGGCATCAGAATGGCCGCTGCGCCCACGTTGCACAGCGTCTCGATGGCTCCCTCCAGCCGCTCTCCCTCGAACAGATCGTGCAGGTCGCTGAGCAGATCATCGTCCTGCAGCAACAGCGCGTGGCTGATCTCGTGGGCCAGGGTAAACCGCTGCCGTTCCGGACGAACCTGGCTGTTGATCAGGATGACGCGGTGCTCGGGATCGTAGGCCCCGTCGCGCTCTCCCATTGGCATGAAGTTCAGGGTCACGCCGTCCAGCCCCGCCATCAGGCTGTGGGTGTCCAGCCCAGGCAGTGTCTGGGCATAGCGGGCGGCCAGCTCATGCATCCGCGCCCGTGCGGGGGCCAGCGGGCCCGGAGGGTCATGAGAGGCCGCGTCGGTCACCCGGGTAGCTTATACGCCCGGCGGCAGCGCCACAATTGGAAAAGCCTGGAGGGACGGCTCCGGCACCTGAACGTCTCTCCCACTCCCGGCGTTCAGCCGCGTGCTTTCAGAGACCCGACCAGTGCCACGTACTCTTCCTGGGCCTCGCTGGACGGCTTGCCCTGCAGGTCGGCCCAGGCGTCGTACTTGGCTCTGCCCACGAAATCAAAGCCTCCCGGACGTGTTCCGGTAACGTCTCCCTGGGTGCCCTGCTTGTACAGGGCATACAGCTTGAGCAGGGTGGCGTTGTCCGGCTTGCTGGGCAGGGTCTGGGCATCGGCCTGGGCCGTTTCAAAGGCAGTCATGGACGGAGTGTAGCGGTTGTCCGGACCGGAGAAACACTTCCAGACAGCAAGAAGCACCCCCCACCATAGAGGTGGGGGGTGCTGAACAGACATAACAGAACTCCGGTGAGGGAGGTG
This Deinococcus aerophilus DNA region includes the following protein-coding sequences:
- a CDS encoding acyl-CoA-binding protein; translated protein: MTAFETAQADAQTLPSKPDNATLLKLYALYKQGTQGDVTGTRPGGFDFVGRAKYDAWADLQGKPSSEAQEEYVALVGSLKARG
- a CDS encoding ImmA/IrrE family metallo-endopeptidase, which produces MTDAASHDPPGPLAPARARMHELAARYAQTLPGLDTHSLMAGLDGVTLNFMPMGERDGAYDPEHRVILINSQVRPERQRFTLAHEISHALLLQDDDLLSDLHDLFEGERLEGAIETLCNVGAAAILMPDALITELLARFGPSGRALAELIRRAEVSASTALYALAGRTEAPVIYAVCAVTRLDEETPGDDEGRPAGRALTVRVSGAAPGAKYSLRPGTPIPENHPVAVALDTQIPLAQASYIPFRSGRRMPAYVDAFPERRRVLVSFALQTRPAKDPA